In a single window of the Bactrocera dorsalis isolate Fly_Bdor chromosome 2, ASM2337382v1, whole genome shotgun sequence genome:
- the LOC105229875 gene encoding uncharacterized protein LOC105229875 — protein sequence MMRVLVFSLFVGAALAAPQGYNYQLNYAPNFGGALTYPQVQLLQKFAAKQEQSVIEQQTVTISEPQAHVQSQNDAPAGGSQFANQLIQLASYGQQQPQVQLSQGISEVSQTQTLGFSLPIQQPIPSAEQQAVHQVSVPPVQIKFPQPAQQQQTLAQPQIQTEPQPQPQLLLQPEPQPLPQPQLQSQPQVQHEFFPQSQPQPQLVPQVQPTVQLQPQPQLLPQPLPQVSPQTPQPLSQPAQPVHIQHASPLPRTPEPTYYNKEYYYLSAPQENYELPPDFNNLLSKMKKNLRVVFIKAPEQNGLTKTALQLLKDSQQPKTAIYVLTKQHSAAELAKKLQQQPGSAQQKPEVIFIKYRTRQEAEHAQRTIQSQYESLKGPNHFNVESVVPTQNFIGSTAGIEPRQRPAEQSVVTSATTPSPLDYLPPAE from the exons ATGATGCGTGTGTTAGTG TTTTCACTATTTGTAGGGGCAGCTCTCGCGGCGCCGCAAGGCTACAACTATCAATTAAATTACGCTCCGAATTTTGGCGGGGCCTTGACCTATCCACAAGTACAGTTACTGCAGAAGTTCGCTGCTAAACAGGAACAATCCGTGATAGAACAACAAACCGTTACAATTTCCGAACCACAAGCTCATGTTCAGAGTCAAAATGATGCACCAGCCGGTGGCTCGCAATTCGCCAATCAGTTAATACAACTGGCAAGTTATGGACAACAGCAGCCACAAGTACAGCTATCGCAGGGGATTTCGGAAGTTTCACAGACTCAGACGCTGGGTTTCTCCCTTCCAATCCAACAGCCAATACCTTCAGCTGAACAACAAGCAGTACACCAAGTCTCAGTCCCGCCAgtccaaataaaatttccacAGCCAGCTCAACAACAGCAAACCTTAGCACAGCCACAAATTCAAACAGAACCCCAACCCCAACCTCAACTTTTACTTCAACCAGAGCCGCAGCCGCTGCCTCAACCTCAACTTCAATCACAACCACAAGTTCAACATGAATTTTTCCCACAATCTCAACCCCAACCTCAACTTGTACCGCAGGTCCAGCCCACTGTACAGTTACAGCCACAACCTCAACTTTTACCGCAGCCACTGCCCCAGGTCTCACCACAGACTCCTCAGCCCTTATCACAACCAGCTCAACCGGTACATATCCAGCACGCATCTCCACTCCCTCGCACACCCGAACCCACATACTACAATAAGGAGTACTATTATCTTTCTGCACCACAGGAAAACTATGAACTGCCGCCAGACTTCAATAATCTATTgagcaaaatgaaaaagaacCTTCGCGTCGTGTTCATCAAAGCGCCGGAACAGAATGGCCTCACAAAGACAGCTTTGCAATTGCTGAAGGATAGTCAGCAACCAAAGACGGCCATTTATGTGCTAACGAAGCAACATAGTGCCGCTGAACTGGCTaagaaattacaacaacaacccgGCTCAGCCCAACAGAAACCTGAAGTGATATTCATCAAATATCGCACACGCCAGGAGGCTGAGCATGCGCAGCGCACTATTCAATCGCAATACGAATCATTAAAGGGTCCCAATCACTTTAATGTCGAAAGCGTCGTACcaacgcaaaattttatcggTTCCACTGCAGGCATAGAGCCACGGCAACGTCCGGCGGAGCAGAGCGTCGTTACAAGTGCGACCACGCCGTCGCCATTGGACTATCTGCCGCCGGCGGAGTga